The Deltaproteobacteria bacterium genomic sequence CGAATCAGTGGCGGAGCCATGACCGCCCCGAAATCCAGGTTTCCCTGGACCAAACGAATATGACCGGAATTCCGGATCGTTACGACGCCAATGCGATGGGGGACCTCGCGAATGGCCCCTTGCGGACAAACCCGCATACATCCACCGCATCCATGACACATCTCCGGGAAGACCAGTGGTGTCGCACCAAAGGAAACGATGGCATGGTATTCACACATCCTCCCACATTCACCACAACCGTCACAAAGGGCTTCGTCAACTTGTGGAATCGGGATCGTAACCACCGTCTCTTCGGTCACCTGCCCGGGCAGGAATAAATGCGCGTTCGGTTCTTCCACATCGCAGTCGAAAAGCCCGATTTCAAAACCGCACGCCCTGGCCAGGTTCAGTGCGATTGTTGTCTTTCCGGTTCCCCCCTTACCGGATGCAATGGCAAGGATCATTCGGTACCCCCCTTGCTTGATCCCGGCATGCTCGGGCAACGGGTCATCCACTCGTGAGAGAGGCCCGCCGATTCATGCCGTGTGTAAATTGGTTTAAAAACGCTTACTTTTCACGGGCATAAGGCCAGGCCATGATGCCCCCTTCCATGACCCGGACGTTTTTCCAGCCGTTGGCTTCCAGAACCAAGGCCGCCTCGTACCCCCGCAACGATATTTTACAATAACAGATTATTTCCGTATTCTTGTCCGTGGGCAGTTCGTCCAGTCGCCTGCGTAATGCCCCCAGGGGGATCAATCTTTCCCCGATACCCAGGCGCATGGCCTCAAATTCCACGGCATCCCGAATATCCAGAATAAAAGGAGGCGTTTCCGCGTCCAGTTTTTCCTTCACTTCCCTGGCGCTGATTCCCCTCATACGATTTTTTGTCTTGTTTTGCATGAT encodes the following:
- a CDS encoding 4Fe-4S binding protein, translating into MILAIASGKGGTGKTTIALNLARACGFEIGLFDCDVEEPNAHLFLPGQVTEETVVTIPIPQVDEALCDGCGECGRMCEYHAIVSFGATPLVFPEMCHGCGGCMRVCPQGAIREVPHRIGVVTIRNSGHIRLVQGNLDFGAVMAPPLIR